A genomic segment from Leptospira congkakensis encodes:
- the ybaL gene encoding YbaL family putative K(+) efflux transporter → MPHEVNLISTVAVGFGLAMILGFLAIRLRMPPLVGYLIAGIIVGPYVPGFVADAELTAQLAEIGVMLLMFGVGLHFSIEDLMSVKRIAIPGAIVQILMATILGAGAILFWGGSWGEALVFGLALSVASTVVLLKALEARGVLDSINGRIAIGWLVVEDLVMVLVLVLLPPLAGIMGSKADGIHQPTDANIMLTLVITLAKVITFVTVMLVVGKRLLPKLLWWVTGTGSRELFSLCVVATAVGVAYGSALLFDVSFALGAFFAGMMLRESEFSHRAAEESLPLRDAFAVLFFVSVGMIFDPHILVDQPLKVITVIAIIMFGKTLVAIALVLIFRYPLNTALTVGASLAQIGEFSFILAGLGVSLGLLDIEGRNLIVAGALVSIAFNSTLFTALEPLQKWIRKHSSFARKLEMPDDPLSMLPMSTDNVFLSGQVVLVGYGRVGKRIANILDEHKIPYVVAESNREIVEKLRTREIPAVCGDASDPNVLVQAHIAHASLLVAATSNTFHVRQMVEIARKLNPKIETVIRTHNEDEAKLWTEEQIGKIFLSEQQLAGGMAEHVLKRMGKIA, encoded by the coding sequence ATGCCCCATGAAGTGAATCTAATTTCTACTGTTGCCGTCGGCTTTGGTTTGGCAATGATCTTGGGATTTCTCGCAATCCGCCTACGAATGCCGCCACTCGTGGGATATTTAATTGCCGGTATCATCGTTGGTCCTTACGTCCCTGGATTCGTTGCAGATGCGGAACTCACTGCTCAACTTGCTGAAATTGGAGTCATGTTGCTTATGTTTGGCGTTGGACTCCACTTCTCCATCGAAGACTTAATGTCTGTAAAACGGATTGCCATTCCAGGCGCCATTGTACAAATTTTAATGGCAACCATACTAGGTGCCGGCGCCATCCTATTTTGGGGAGGCAGCTGGGGAGAAGCCCTTGTCTTTGGATTGGCTCTATCTGTTGCCAGTACAGTCGTGTTACTAAAAGCACTGGAGGCCAGAGGAGTCCTTGATAGTATCAATGGGCGCATCGCCATTGGTTGGTTGGTTGTAGAGGATCTAGTCATGGTCCTTGTCTTGGTATTACTACCACCATTAGCTGGAATCATGGGAAGCAAGGCTGATGGTATCCACCAGCCAACCGATGCCAATATAATGCTCACACTTGTCATCACTCTCGCCAAAGTCATCACCTTTGTTACAGTTATGTTGGTTGTGGGAAAACGTCTGCTGCCCAAATTGTTATGGTGGGTTACTGGCACGGGTTCACGAGAACTATTTAGTCTGTGTGTAGTTGCCACCGCAGTCGGTGTTGCCTACGGTTCTGCTTTGTTATTCGACGTGTCATTTGCCCTGGGTGCTTTTTTTGCAGGTATGATGTTACGAGAATCTGAATTCAGTCATCGTGCTGCCGAAGAGTCATTGCCGCTTCGTGATGCCTTCGCTGTATTGTTTTTTGTTTCCGTTGGGATGATTTTTGATCCACATATTTTAGTGGATCAACCATTAAAAGTAATTACCGTAATTGCCATCATTATGTTTGGAAAAACACTCGTCGCCATTGCACTTGTGCTTATCTTTCGTTATCCACTAAATACTGCTTTGACTGTAGGTGCCAGTCTTGCCCAAATTGGTGAATTCTCTTTTATTTTAGCGGGCCTAGGTGTGAGCCTTGGTCTTTTGGATATAGAGGGTAGAAACCTAATTGTAGCAGGTGCGCTGGTATCTATTGCATTCAATTCTACCTTATTTACGGCACTAGAACCATTACAAAAATGGATCCGCAAACATTCCTCATTTGCACGCAAACTAGAAATGCCAGACGACCCTCTTTCGATGTTACCAATGTCAACGGACAATGTCTTTTTATCCGGCCAAGTAGTGTTAGTTGGTTATGGTCGAGTAGGAAAACGAATCGCCAATATTCTAGATGAACATAAGATTCCTTATGTGGTTGCGGAATCAAACCGCGAGATAGTCGAAAAATTGCGAACACGAGAGATACCCGCTGTATGCGGTGATGCCTCCGATCCCAATGTATTAGTTCAGGCACATATTGCCCATGCTAGTTTGTTAGTTGCTGCTACATCAAACACATTCCATGTACGCCAAATGGTTGAGATTGCACGTAAATTGAATCCAAAAATTGAAACTGTGATTCGCACACACAATGAGGACGAAGCCAAGTTGTGGACGGAAGAACAAATAGGAAAAATTTTTCTCAGTGAACAGCAGCTTGCCGGTGGTATGGCGGAACATGTATTAAAGCGTATGGGAAAAATCGCATAA